From one Dehalobacter sp. 12DCB1 genomic stretch:
- the nadD gene encoding nicotinate-nucleotide adenylyltransferase, with protein sequence MERSVRESITGRRRIGIMGGTFNPIHYGHLVAAETARVEFALDKVLFIPTGIPPHKVNHQIANSDLRFAMVEISIHDNENFIASRIEIDREGPSYTYDTLKALHLLFPEQELFFITGSDALRDILNWWEAEGIIGISKIIGASRPGYEIGGFLGELLDRYPYAQNRIFEMEIPALAISSTDIRKRIWNNKSIRYLLPEEVRRFIIENNIYINK encoded by the coding sequence ATGGAACGGAGTGTTCGCGAGTCAATCACCGGCAGACGCCGGATTGGCATCATGGGAGGAACGTTTAATCCAATTCATTACGGCCATCTGGTGGCTGCGGAGACAGCCAGGGTCGAATTTGCGCTAGACAAGGTTTTATTCATCCCGACAGGCATTCCTCCACATAAAGTTAATCACCAGATTGCAAATTCGGATTTGCGTTTTGCGATGGTCGAAATATCTATCCACGACAATGAGAATTTTATCGCATCCAGAATTGAGATTGACAGGGAAGGCCCTTCATACACCTATGATACTTTAAAAGCCCTGCATCTGTTGTTCCCTGAACAGGAACTTTTTTTTATCACCGGTTCGGATGCGCTCCGGGATATTTTGAATTGGTGGGAAGCAGAAGGAATTATTGGGATATCCAAAATTATCGGGGCTTCGAGACCGGGGTATGAAATTGGTGGTTTTTTGGGAGAATTATTGGACAGATATCCTTATGCCCAAAACAGAATATTCGAGATGGAAATCCCCGCTCTGGCTATATCTTCGACAGATATCAGAAAAAGAATCTGGAATAACAAGTCTATCCGTTATTTGCTTCCAGAAGAAGTACGGCGTTTTATCATAGAAAATAATATTTACATCAATAAATAA
- a CDS encoding RNA-binding protein, which translates to MTKTLYVGNLPWSTTSEELTEYFARFGNVIGSRIITDRETGRSRGFGFVEVASEDAERLAEELNGSEFSGRSLTVNEARPRQTV; encoded by the coding sequence ATGACAAAAACCCTGTACGTGGGCAATCTCCCCTGGAGTACGACTTCAGAGGAACTGACTGAGTACTTTGCTCGGTTTGGCAATGTAATCGGCAGCAGAATCATTACCGACAGAGAAACCGGTCGCTCAAGAGGCTTTGGCTTTGTAGAAGTTGCTTCAGAGGACGCCGAGCGCTTAGCAGAAGAACTTAACGGTAGTGAGTTCAGTGGCCGTTCATTGACAGTAAACGAAGCGAGACCTCGCCAAACTGTCTAA
- the yqeK gene encoding bis(5'-nucleosyl)-tetraphosphatase (symmetrical) YqeK codes for MNDQLEYFRTLASRKLSLKRFQHTLGVKDLAVELAPKFGVKEGDASLAALTHDLAREYTYLEQLKKAREWNLILYQEDLKIPQVIHGRIAAYMLQNLYGINNEDVLNAVANHTLGRPGMSPLEMLIYSADLAEPGRDFPGVDKLRQKLYHDLKTGTLACIEHTLYYLKKNNKPIHPLTILAYEDLKNGKASKGG; via the coding sequence GTGAACGACCAGCTGGAATACTTCAGGACTTTAGCGTCACGAAAACTTTCACTGAAAAGATTTCAGCATACGCTCGGGGTAAAGGATCTGGCCGTGGAACTTGCCCCGAAGTTCGGTGTGAAAGAGGGTGATGCAAGCTTAGCTGCACTTACCCATGACCTGGCTAGGGAGTATACTTATCTAGAGCAATTAAAAAAAGCTCGGGAATGGAACCTTATTCTTTATCAGGAAGATCTGAAAATTCCTCAGGTCATTCACGGAAGAATCGCAGCATATATGCTGCAGAACCTTTACGGGATAAATAACGAGGATGTCCTGAATGCGGTTGCGAATCATACCTTGGGGAGACCGGGCATGTCCCCTCTGGAAATGTTGATTTACAGTGCCGATCTCGCAGAACCCGGGAGGGATTTCCCCGGTGTAGACAAGCTTCGTCAGAAGTTGTATCATGACCTTAAGACAGGTACACTGGCTTGTATCGAGCATACCTTGTACTATTTGAAGAAGAACAATAAGCCGATTCATCCACTGACGATTCTGGCGTATGAAGATTTGAAAAATGGAAAAGCATCTAAAGGAGGTTAG
- the rsfS gene encoding ribosome silencing factor translates to MEKSHDQLQKVVDFIDDKKGRNILTLDLKGISVIADYFMIATGNSTTQTKAITEYLAEKLPEIGLSVLRIEGLPEAQWVLIDCGDIVIHIMTPDTREFYSLERLWGDAREVVLSN, encoded by the coding sequence TTGGAAAAAAGCCATGACCAACTGCAGAAAGTAGTTGACTTTATTGACGATAAAAAAGGCAGAAATATTCTGACCCTTGACTTAAAGGGAATATCTGTCATTGCAGATTATTTTATGATTGCCACGGGAAACAGCACGACTCAGACCAAAGCAATTACTGAGTACCTTGCAGAAAAATTACCCGAGATTGGGCTTTCGGTCTTAAGGATAGAAGGACTTCCTGAAGCTCAGTGGGTGCTGATCGACTGTGGTGATATAGTTATACATATTATGACACCGGATACCAGAGAGTTTTATAGTCTGGAAAGACTATGGGGCGATGCCCGGGAAGTTGTATTATCTAATTGA
- the yhbY gene encoding ribosome assembly RNA-binding protein YhbY — protein MLTGKQKRFLRAMGNEMEPILIVGKDEITDNMIKQAADALEARELIKGRVLQNCADAPKNIASGLAEATRSELVQVIGRNFLLYRKASEKPKIELP, from the coding sequence ATGCTGACAGGCAAACAGAAAAGGTTTTTAAGGGCTATGGGGAATGAAATGGAACCCATTTTAATCGTTGGCAAAGATGAAATTACAGATAATATGATTAAACAGGCCGCCGATGCGTTGGAGGCAAGAGAGCTGATTAAGGGACGGGTGCTCCAGAATTGTGCCGATGCCCCGAAAAATATTGCCTCCGGGCTGGCCGAAGCTACCCGTTCAGAATTGGTTCAGGTGATCGGGCGGAATTTTCTGCTCTATCGGAAGGCAAGCGAAAAACCAAAAATAGAACTGCCCTGA